One window from the genome of Spirosoma rhododendri encodes:
- a CDS encoding acyl-CoA carboxylase subunit beta: MQPASSDTTAQTTNHKPTKPELLAQKNAEAELGGGQKRIDAQHAKGKLTARERIALLVDDGSFEEIGKFVMHRTRDFGLDKEHYLGDGVVTGYGTVEGRLVYVFAQDFTVFGGALSETHAEKICKLMDLAMQNGAPIIGLNDSGGARIQEGVLSLAGYADIFYRNTKASGVIPQLSAIMGPCAGGAVYSPAITDFIFMVEHTSYMFVTGPNVVKTVTHEEVTAEELGGASTHSTKSGVTHFACANELACIQQLKQLLSYIPQNCEDDPIRLPYESTDESRPALDSLIPAGANQPYDMREVIDELVDMGSFMEVHKNYAENIVVGFARIAGRSIGVVGNQPAVLAGVLDSNASTKAARFVRFCDCFNIPLLVLEDVPGFLPGTDQEWNGIISNGAKLLYAFCEATVPRVTVITRKAYGGAYDVMNSKHIGADLNYAWPSAEIAVMGASGAAEIIFKREIAEAADPQAKLQEKVLDYTEKFANPYRAANRGYIDEVIMPADTRKKLIRAFGMLKNKVAAMPKKKHGNIPL, translated from the coding sequence ATGCAGCCCGCATCCTCCGACACGACAGCACAAACAACCAATCATAAGCCAACAAAACCTGAACTGCTGGCCCAGAAGAACGCCGAAGCCGAACTCGGCGGGGGGCAAAAACGCATCGACGCCCAGCACGCTAAAGGCAAGCTGACCGCCCGCGAACGCATCGCCCTGCTGGTCGATGATGGGTCGTTTGAAGAAATCGGTAAGTTCGTCATGCACCGCACCCGCGATTTCGGCCTCGACAAAGAGCACTACCTCGGCGACGGCGTCGTGACGGGCTACGGCACCGTGGAGGGGCGGCTTGTGTACGTTTTCGCGCAGGACTTTACCGTGTTTGGCGGTGCTTTGTCGGAAACGCACGCCGAAAAAATCTGTAAGCTGATGGACCTGGCTATGCAGAACGGCGCACCCATCATTGGGCTGAATGACTCCGGCGGTGCCCGGATTCAGGAGGGCGTGCTGTCGCTGGCGGGATACGCGGATATTTTTTACCGCAACACCAAAGCATCGGGCGTGATCCCGCAGCTGTCGGCGATTATGGGACCGTGTGCGGGTGGGGCCGTGTACAGCCCGGCCATCACCGACTTTATTTTCATGGTCGAGCACACGAGCTACATGTTCGTGACGGGGCCGAACGTGGTCAAGACCGTAACCCACGAAGAGGTGACGGCCGAAGAGCTGGGTGGGGCCAGTACCCACAGTACCAAGTCGGGCGTGACGCACTTCGCCTGCGCCAACGAACTGGCCTGTATCCAGCAGCTCAAGCAATTGCTCAGCTACATCCCGCAGAACTGCGAAGACGACCCCATTCGCCTGCCCTACGAGTCGACCGACGAAAGCCGCCCGGCCCTCGACAGTCTGATTCCGGCCGGTGCCAACCAGCCGTACGACATGCGTGAGGTGATCGACGAGCTGGTCGACATGGGGAGTTTTATGGAGGTGCACAAGAATTACGCGGAGAACATCGTCGTTGGTTTCGCGCGGATTGCCGGGCGGAGCATCGGCGTCGTGGGTAATCAACCGGCGGTGTTGGCGGGTGTCCTCGACAGCAATGCCAGCACCAAAGCCGCCCGGTTCGTACGCTTCTGCGACTGCTTCAACATCCCGCTGCTGGTGCTGGAAGACGTTCCCGGTTTCCTGCCCGGTACCGATCAGGAGTGGAACGGTATCATCAGCAACGGGGCCAAACTGCTCTACGCGTTCTGCGAAGCCACCGTGCCGCGCGTGACGGTCATCACCCGCAAAGCCTACGGCGGGGCGTATGACGTGATGAACTCCAAGCACATCGGGGCCGACCTGAACTACGCGTGGCCGAGTGCCGAGATTGCCGTGATGGGGGCGAGTGGTGCCGCCGAGATCATTTTCAAGCGCGAAATCGCCGAGGCTGCCGACCCGCAGGCCAAGCTTCAGGAGAAAGTGCTCGACTACACGGAGAAATTCGCCAACCCGTATCGGGCCGCAAACCGGGGCTACATCGACGAGGTCATCATGCCCGCCGACACCCGCAAAAAGCTAATCCGGGCATTCGGGATGCTCAAAAACAAGGTAGCGGCCATGCCGAAGAAAAAACACGGAAACATTCCGCTGTAA
- a CDS encoding YihY/virulence factor BrkB family protein: MKQLRSFGQIAGRAFTNLAENDPIRMAAATAFFSFFALPPIVIILTQLYGQVLADADRQISTELFRTMADLFGWQSARQLQDISQRLQQPRANGWLTALSVALLLLASTTLFAIIKNSLNQLWQVKHAAHRRWWASAADRAIAFGLILFTGLLVLGSFLVQQMLMPLKTQLASSFPPPFWLMATGRFLLSTVLLTLWLCVLFKYLPDIKIRWQAVWRGALVTALLFGVGEQILDRLLIKSPVGALYGRSGAIILILLFIFYSALILYYGASFTREYASWLHLDAQPASDAVAYQIQELPGDNDLSDNLTPAPLLNRRGVTSRESACGQYIV, translated from the coding sequence GTGAAACAGCTTCGCTCGTTTGGGCAGATTGCGGGCCGGGCCTTTACCAACCTGGCCGAGAATGACCCCATTCGGATGGCGGCAGCGACGGCGTTTTTCAGCTTTTTTGCGCTGCCGCCCATCGTTATCATCCTGACGCAGCTCTACGGACAGGTACTTGCCGACGCCGACCGGCAGATCAGCACGGAGTTGTTTCGCACGATGGCCGATTTGTTTGGCTGGCAGAGTGCCCGGCAGTTGCAGGATATTTCGCAGCGGCTGCAACAACCCCGCGCCAACGGCTGGCTGACGGCCCTCAGCGTGGCCCTGCTCCTGCTGGCCTCGACAACGCTGTTTGCGATCATTAAAAATTCGCTGAATCAGTTGTGGCAGGTGAAGCACGCGGCCCATCGACGATGGTGGGCATCAGCCGCCGACCGGGCCATCGCTTTCGGGTTGATTCTGTTTACGGGCCTGCTGGTGCTGGGGTCGTTTCTGGTGCAGCAGATGCTGATGCCCCTAAAAACGCAATTGGCAAGTTCGTTTCCACCACCGTTCTGGCTCATGGCCACCGGGCGTTTTCTGCTGTCGACGGTTTTGCTGACGCTGTGGCTATGTGTACTCTTCAAGTACCTGCCCGACATTAAAATCCGCTGGCAGGCTGTGTGGCGGGGTGCGCTCGTTACGGCCCTGCTCTTCGGCGTAGGCGAACAGATTCTCGACCGGCTGCTGATAAAAAGCCCGGTCGGGGCACTCTACGGCCGGTCGGGGGCTATTATCCTGATCCTGCTGTTTATCTTCTACTCCGCCCTGATCCTGTACTACGGCGCCAGCTTCACCCGCGAATACGCCAGTTGGCTCCACCTCGACGCCCAACCGGCGTCCGACGCGGTCGCGTACCAGATTCAGGAACTGCCGGGGGATAATGACCTCAGCGATAACCTCACCCCGGCCCCTCTCCTAAACAGGAGAGGGGTGACTAGCCGCGAATCAGCCTGCGGCCAGTACATTGTTTAA
- a CDS encoding beta-N-acetylhexosaminidase, whose product MQLTRMLVLALGITVAQAQTPIHLIPQPVSVQTKSGTYRLTNSTSIQYNQPAGKATADLLAKQLNGPTGFSITPKSGTSGSIQLEINTTPDAKLGDEGYTLNATTKGVRITANKPAGLFYGAQTLTQLLPKEIGSKTAVSTNWTIPAVQITDYPRFGWRGIMLDVSRHFFPKEDVKSFIDQIAALKYNTFHWHLTDDNGWRIEIKSLPKLTSVGAFRVARTGHFGDRADPKPGEPTPYGGFYTQDDIREIVWYAQDRNVTIVPEIDIPGHSMAALAAYPELSCTKQQVSVNPGTNFADWYGNGTFKMKVENTLNPSDENVYVFLDKVFTEVAALFPNPYIHAGGDECYKGYWAQDPGCQALMKKLNIHHVEDLQGYFMGRVEKILAAKGKKFLGWDEILEGGISPTATVMSWRGIKGGIEAAQMGHNVVMTPTTFAYLDYNQGDNSVDPPIYATLRTQTSYNYDPVPDGVDAKYILGGQGNLWTEQIPNLRYAEYMLYPRSWALSEVYWSPKAARNWPDFVTRMENHFDRADVAQINHSKAVYDAIVKTSMNGDKLMLNMAGEIPGLTIYYSTDDTMPDQFSTKYTQPVALPDGPITLRVVTYRAGKPVGHLITLSRDALMKRAGQ is encoded by the coding sequence ATGCAGCTTACCCGTATGCTGGTACTGGCCCTCGGTATTACCGTTGCCCAGGCTCAGACCCCCATTCACCTGATTCCGCAACCCGTCAGCGTTCAGACCAAATCCGGTACGTACCGCCTGACCAACTCCACCAGTATTCAGTACAATCAGCCCGCTGGTAAAGCCACGGCCGACCTGCTGGCAAAGCAACTGAACGGCCCGACGGGTTTTTCGATCACCCCAAAATCCGGTACGTCAGGTAGTATTCAACTGGAAATCAACACCACGCCCGACGCGAAACTTGGCGACGAAGGCTACACCCTGAACGCTACGACGAAGGGCGTTCGTATCACGGCCAACAAACCCGCCGGGCTGTTCTACGGGGCGCAGACGCTGACGCAGCTGCTGCCCAAAGAGATTGGCAGCAAAACGGCGGTCAGCACCAACTGGACGATTCCGGCCGTGCAGATTACCGATTACCCGCGCTTCGGCTGGCGGGGCATCATGCTCGACGTGAGCCGTCATTTCTTCCCCAAGGAAGACGTTAAATCGTTTATCGACCAGATTGCCGCCCTCAAATACAACACCTTTCACTGGCACCTGACCGACGACAACGGCTGGCGTATCGAGATCAAATCGCTGCCCAAACTGACCAGCGTCGGTGCGTTTCGCGTGGCCCGCACGGGGCACTTCGGCGACCGGGCCGACCCCAAACCCGGTGAGCCAACACCCTACGGCGGCTTTTACACGCAGGACGACATTCGCGAGATTGTCTGGTACGCGCAGGACCGCAACGTGACGATTGTTCCCGAAATCGACATCCCCGGCCACAGCATGGCGGCACTGGCGGCTTACCCCGAACTAAGCTGCACGAAGCAGCAGGTAAGCGTCAACCCCGGCACCAACTTCGCCGACTGGTACGGCAACGGCACGTTCAAGATGAAAGTCGAGAACACGCTCAACCCATCAGACGAGAACGTGTATGTCTTTCTGGATAAGGTCTTTACGGAAGTGGCCGCGCTGTTTCCCAATCCATACATCCATGCCGGGGGCGACGAATGTTACAAGGGCTACTGGGCGCAGGACCCCGGCTGTCAGGCGCTGATGAAGAAACTCAACATCCACCACGTGGAGGATTTGCAGGGCTACTTCATGGGTCGGGTCGAGAAGATTCTGGCGGCTAAAGGCAAGAAGTTCCTGGGCTGGGATGAGATTCTGGAAGGCGGCATCTCGCCGACGGCAACGGTGATGAGCTGGCGGGGTATCAAAGGCGGTATCGAAGCGGCACAGATGGGGCACAACGTCGTGATGACGCCCACCACCTTCGCCTACCTCGACTACAATCAGGGCGATAATTCCGTCGACCCGCCGATCTACGCGACGCTGCGGACGCAGACGAGCTACAACTATGACCCCGTGCCCGATGGCGTCGATGCGAAGTACATTCTGGGTGGGCAGGGCAACCTCTGGACCGAGCAGATTCCGAACCTGCGCTACGCCGAATACATGCTGTACCCGCGCAGCTGGGCCTTGTCGGAGGTATACTGGTCGCCGAAGGCCGCCCGCAACTGGCCCGACTTCGTAACGCGGATGGAAAACCATTTCGACCGTGCTGACGTCGCGCAGATCAACCACTCGAAAGCGGTCTACGACGCCATCGTGAAAACCAGCATGAACGGTGATAAACTGATGCTCAACATGGCGGGTGAAATTCCGGGTCTGACCATCTACTACAGCACCGACGACACCATGCCCGACCAGTTTTCGACCAAATACACGCAGCCCGTCGCGCTCCCCGACGGCCCCATTACCCTACGCGTCGTTACGTACCGCGCCGGAAAACCCGTCGGCCATCTCATCACCCTCTCGCGCGACGCGCTGATGAAACGGGCAGGACAGTAG
- the hslU gene encoding ATP-dependent protease ATPase subunit HslU codes for MTELLKDLTPRQIVAELDQYIIGQHDAKRNVAIALRNRWRRMNSPADMQHEITPNNILMIGATGVGKTEIARRLARIADAPFVKVEASKFTEVGYVGRDVESMVRDLVEQAVNMVRTAKKEEVKVRAQQNVEDAILDILIPPVKSASPATSTIGFDGNASSSDSELNERTRERFREKIRSGEMDDRKIDIDVQQSATPSIGVMGGGMDDLSMMNIQEMIGNMMPKKGKKRKVTIAEARTIMLEEEAAKLIDMDEVKEEAIRKAEDAGIIFIDEIDKVASARSGNGGGGPDVSREGVQRDLLPIVEGSTVNTKYGSIHTDHILFIAAGAFHVAKPSDLIPELQGRFPIRVELQSLSEDDFYQILKEPKNALTKQYEAMLQAESVSLAFNDDALRELAKIAFEVNSEVENIGARRLQTVLSQLMNDFMFDIPDVIGANAQVVVTKELVQEKLTGLVKNRDLSQFIL; via the coding sequence ATGACTGAATTACTGAAAGACCTTACCCCCCGGCAGATCGTTGCCGAACTTGACCAGTACATTATCGGCCAGCACGACGCCAAACGCAACGTGGCTATCGCCCTGCGTAACCGCTGGCGCCGGATGAACAGTCCGGCCGATATGCAGCACGAAATAACCCCGAATAATATCCTGATGATCGGCGCAACGGGCGTTGGCAAGACCGAGATTGCCCGGCGGCTGGCCCGCATCGCCGACGCCCCGTTTGTGAAAGTCGAAGCGTCGAAATTTACCGAAGTCGGCTACGTCGGGCGCGACGTGGAGAGCATGGTACGCGATCTGGTCGAACAGGCCGTCAATATGGTCCGCACGGCCAAGAAAGAAGAAGTGAAAGTACGGGCGCAGCAGAACGTGGAAGACGCCATTCTCGACATTCTGATCCCGCCCGTTAAATCAGCCAGCCCGGCGACGAGCACAATCGGATTCGACGGAAACGCCAGTTCGTCGGACTCCGAGCTTAACGAACGGACGCGCGAGCGGTTCCGCGAAAAAATCCGCTCCGGCGAGATGGACGACCGCAAAATCGACATCGACGTGCAGCAGTCGGCTACGCCCAGCATCGGCGTTATGGGCGGGGGCATGGACGACCTGTCGATGATGAATATTCAGGAGATGATCGGCAATATGATGCCGAAGAAAGGCAAGAAACGGAAAGTGACCATCGCTGAAGCCCGCACGATTATGCTGGAAGAAGAAGCCGCCAAGCTGATCGATATGGACGAGGTGAAGGAGGAAGCCATCCGCAAAGCCGAAGACGCCGGGATTATTTTCATCGACGAAATCGACAAGGTAGCGTCGGCGCGGTCGGGCAATGGCGGGGGTGGCCCCGACGTGAGCCGGGAAGGCGTTCAGCGCGACCTATTGCCGATTGTTGAAGGCAGCACGGTCAACACGAAGTACGGATCGATTCACACCGACCACATTCTGTTTATCGCGGCCGGAGCGTTCCACGTCGCCAAACCCAGCGATCTGATTCCTGAATTGCAGGGGCGTTTCCCGATCCGGGTGGAGTTGCAGAGCCTGTCGGAAGACGATTTCTACCAGATTTTGAAAGAACCGAAAAACGCGCTGACCAAGCAGTACGAAGCCATGTTGCAGGCCGAATCGGTGTCGCTCGCCTTCAACGACGACGCCCTGCGCGAACTGGCAAAAATTGCGTTCGAGGTCAACAGCGAGGTCGAAAACATCGGGGCGCGTCGGCTGCAAACGGTATTAAGTCAGCTGATGAACGATTTCATGTTCGACATCCCCGACGTGATCGGGGCTAACGCGCAGGTGGTCGTGACGAAAGAACTGGTGCAGGAAAAACTGACCGGCCTTGTCAAAAACCGGGATCTAAGCCAGTTCATTTTGTAG
- a CDS encoding M28 family metallopeptidase translates to MLNRSTLLLLAGLLTNQVQAQTTTDSLPVAIQQTAKSVQPQNIEAHMRYLSDDKLKGRKPGTEGYEMAARYVQDQLKSFGFKPAGEKGTYRQAVPLRRAQVREDRSNLTFVRNGRDLPMTYGKQYVLSPNFGSQTSDVSAPLVFMGYGIDAPELGHDDYKGVDVKGKIVVCVNGAPASFPSNERAYFGSAKAELAAAHGAVGLLTFSLPSDVGSRIMAASPRARQATYRWTDANGKAQRTYPELRVVGALSDSTARLLFDGAPVSFMDAITQTRKGAITPVALPLSVKAHTDTEQNDGLIGENVVAVLPGSDPVLKNEYVVYVSHLDHLGVGRPVKGDSIFNGAHDNASGTAINLETARLLASLPTAPRRSILFVGVTGEEMGLLGSDYFASNPTVSKDKIIANLTLDMPFFFHPLLDIVPYGAQHSSMGRSVNTAARFVGVKIAPDPIPEQAVFMRSDHFSFVRQGIPAIYIKSGSTTGDSRDGTKLNLDWRATIYHTPQDDMNQPFDWTAAGRHAQLQFLIGYLTAQADARPVWNAGDFFGTKFGPASASRP, encoded by the coding sequence GTGCTCAACAGATCAACGCTCTTACTGCTGGCTGGATTACTGACAAATCAGGTACAGGCGCAGACCACCACCGACAGCCTGCCCGTGGCGATTCAGCAAACGGCCAAGTCGGTGCAGCCGCAGAACATCGAAGCCCATATGCGCTACCTGTCTGACGACAAGCTGAAAGGCCGCAAGCCGGGTACAGAAGGCTACGAGATGGCGGCTCGCTACGTGCAGGACCAGTTGAAAAGTTTCGGCTTCAAACCCGCGGGGGAGAAGGGAACCTACCGGCAGGCGGTGCCGCTGCGTCGGGCGCAGGTGCGCGAAGACCGTAGCAACCTGACGTTCGTGCGCAACGGCCGCGACTTGCCCATGACTTACGGCAAACAGTACGTACTGAGTCCCAACTTCGGCAGTCAAACCAGCGACGTGTCGGCCCCGCTGGTATTCATGGGGTACGGCATCGACGCACCCGAACTAGGCCACGACGATTACAAGGGCGTCGACGTCAAAGGTAAAATCGTTGTGTGTGTCAACGGCGCACCGGCTAGTTTTCCATCGAACGAACGGGCCTACTTTGGGTCCGCAAAGGCAGAACTGGCCGCAGCGCATGGTGCCGTTGGTTTGCTGACGTTCAGCCTGCCGTCGGACGTTGGGTCGCGGATCATGGCGGCATCACCCCGCGCCCGGCAGGCTACTTACCGCTGGACCGACGCCAACGGGAAAGCCCAGCGCACATATCCGGAGTTGCGCGTTGTTGGGGCGCTGAGCGATTCCACCGCCCGGCTCCTGTTCGACGGCGCGCCCGTCTCATTTATGGATGCCATCACGCAGACGCGGAAGGGAGCCATCACGCCCGTTGCCCTACCGCTGTCGGTAAAAGCGCATACTGATACCGAACAGAACGACGGACTGATTGGCGAAAACGTGGTGGCTGTATTGCCCGGCTCCGACCCGGTGCTGAAAAACGAATACGTCGTCTACGTGTCGCACCTCGACCATCTGGGTGTCGGTCGGCCGGTGAAGGGTGATTCGATTTTCAACGGTGCCCACGACAACGCGTCGGGAACGGCGATAAACCTTGAAACGGCCCGGCTGCTGGCGTCGCTGCCCACGGCTCCGCGCCGGTCGATTTTGTTTGTGGGGGTGACCGGGGAGGAGATGGGCCTGCTCGGTTCCGACTATTTCGCCAGCAACCCGACCGTTTCGAAAGACAAGATCATCGCCAACCTGACACTCGATATGCCGTTTTTCTTCCACCCCCTGCTCGACATTGTCCCTTACGGGGCGCAGCATTCGAGCATGGGCCGGTCGGTGAATACGGCGGCCCGGTTCGTCGGTGTGAAAATCGCACCCGACCCGATTCCCGAACAGGCGGTATTCATGCGCTCCGACCATTTCAGTTTTGTGCGGCAGGGTATCCCGGCGATCTACATCAAAAGCGGCTCAACCACCGGCGACTCCCGCGACGGTACTAAACTCAACCTCGACTGGCGGGCTACGATCTACCACACGCCACAGGACGACATGAATCAGCCCTTCGACTGGACAGCCGCCGGACGCCATGCGCAACTCCAGTTTCTGATCGGCTACCTCACCGCGCAGGCCGACGCCCGTCCGGTCTGGAACGCTGGTGATTTCTTTGGTACTAAATTCGGCCCGGCATCCGCCAGCCGTCCTTAA
- a CDS encoding phytoene desaturase family protein produces MNYDAVVVGSGPNGLSAAITLQRAGLGVLLLEGKPTVGGGMRTAELTLPGFHHDICSAIHPLGAGSPFFQTLPLADFGLTFANPPIAAAHPLDGGRAAVLRGSVADTAAGLGVDSETYARLMGPIVNDWPTMAGDVLGPLRWPEHPIDMASFGVSAVPPVTLLTKRFQTEEAQALFAGMAAHSIQPLTNLTTSAIALVLLAAGHLHNWPIPIGGSQRIADALAGYFKSIGGTIETDRMVRSMADIPPARAVLFDLTPKQILQITGDRFSALYRKQLENYRYGFGVFKVDWALDGPIPFTNADCRQAGTIHLGGTLEEITAGEQAVADGKHPDKPYVLLAQQSLFDDTRAPDGKHTVWAYCHVPNGSTVDQTDIIERQIERFAPGFRDRILSRHTMNTEQMEAYNPNYIGGDINGGIIDIGQLFTRPVISLSPYKTSADGLYICSSSTPPGGGVHGMCGYHAARVALADVFDKPVPFALARG; encoded by the coding sequence ATGAACTACGATGCCGTTGTTGTCGGGTCGGGGCCGAATGGGTTGAGCGCGGCTATCACGCTGCAACGCGCCGGGTTGGGTGTATTACTGCTGGAAGGCAAACCGACCGTTGGGGGTGGGATGCGGACGGCTGAACTGACGCTGCCCGGCTTTCACCACGACATCTGCTCGGCGATACACCCGTTGGGAGCCGGTTCGCCCTTTTTTCAGACCCTGCCATTGGCTGACTTTGGCCTGACGTTCGCCAATCCGCCGATTGCCGCTGCCCACCCGCTCGATGGGGGGCGGGCGGCTGTCCTGCGCGGGTCGGTGGCCGATACTGCTGCCGGGCTGGGTGTCGATAGCGAAACATACGCCAGGCTGATGGGACCCATCGTAAACGACTGGCCGACGATGGCGGGCGACGTGCTGGGGCCACTACGCTGGCCGGAGCACCCCATCGATATGGCGAGTTTCGGGGTTAGTGCCGTGCCGCCGGTTACGCTACTGACGAAGCGGTTTCAGACCGAAGAAGCGCAGGCGCTGTTTGCTGGCATGGCCGCGCACTCCATTCAGCCACTGACTAACCTGACCACATCGGCGATTGCACTCGTGCTGCTGGCGGCCGGACACCTGCACAACTGGCCGATTCCGATTGGTGGGTCGCAGCGCATCGCCGACGCACTGGCGGGCTACTTCAAATCTATCGGTGGGACGATTGAAACCGACCGGATGGTGCGCTCGATGGCCGACATTCCCCCGGCGCGGGCCGTGCTGTTCGACCTGACGCCGAAGCAGATTCTCCAGATTACCGGTGATCGCTTTTCGGCCCTGTACCGCAAACAACTCGAAAACTATCGCTACGGCTTCGGCGTGTTCAAAGTCGACTGGGCACTCGACGGGCCGATTCCGTTTACCAACGCCGACTGTCGGCAGGCCGGAACGATTCACCTAGGTGGTACGCTCGAAGAGATTACGGCGGGCGAGCAGGCCGTAGCCGACGGTAAACATCCGGATAAACCGTACGTCCTGCTGGCGCAGCAAAGCCTGTTCGACGATACCCGCGCCCCCGATGGGAAACACACCGTCTGGGCGTATTGCCACGTACCCAACGGCTCTACCGTCGATCAAACCGACATCATCGAGCGGCAGATTGAACGGTTTGCGCCCGGTTTCCGCGACCGGATTTTGTCGCGCCACACAATGAACACCGAACAGATGGAAGCCTACAACCCAAACTACATCGGGGGCGACATCAACGGCGGTATAATCGACATCGGGCAACTCTTCACCCGACCCGTCATCAGCCTGTCGCCGTACAAAACCTCGGCGGATGGGTTGTATATTTGTTCGTCCTCGACCCCGCCGGGCGGTGGTGTCCACGGTATGTGCGGCTACCACGCAGCCCGCGTCGCCCTCGCCGACGTGTTCGACAAACCCGTCCCGTTCGCGCTGGCAAGGGGGTAA
- the porQ gene encoding type IX secretion system protein PorQ, translating into MGRFLLYALLLLTTKIGFAQTLGGQRVFSFLDLPTHARVAALGGQVATATQPSAPYFQNNPALADSLPTNQLSISLMPYLAAAKYYTLQYGLPVKPRTDRRTSWSVGMQYLSYGQFDLTDPAGNKLGTFTANDYALGLTHARTEGNFTLGATIKAVGSSIETYSAFGLLADFGGVWRHPKRELTFGLTAKNVGYLFKNYGPANADLPFDLQAGVTVKPLHAPIRLTLTAHHLQRFDIAYNDTNLNVRYDLSGNPIPTSISTVEKVARHLSIGAELLLSRNVQLLVGYNHQKRQEGRLTTGSGLAGISFGAMVQARGFQLTYARFSAAPTAGTSQLSLSIDINRFLR; encoded by the coding sequence TTGGGTCGTTTTCTGCTATACGCGCTACTTCTGCTTACTACCAAAATTGGGTTCGCCCAAACGCTGGGTGGGCAGCGCGTTTTTTCGTTTCTCGACCTGCCGACCCACGCCCGTGTGGCCGCGCTTGGCGGACAGGTAGCGACGGCCACGCAGCCCAGCGCACCCTATTTTCAGAACAACCCCGCCCTCGCCGACTCCCTGCCGACTAATCAGTTGTCGATCAGCCTGATGCCGTATCTGGCTGCGGCAAAGTATTACACGCTGCAATACGGGTTACCCGTCAAACCCCGCACCGACCGCCGGACAAGCTGGTCCGTAGGCATGCAGTACCTGAGTTACGGGCAGTTCGACTTGACCGACCCGGCGGGGAACAAGCTCGGCACGTTTACCGCCAACGACTACGCCCTCGGCCTGACCCACGCCCGTACGGAAGGCAATTTCACACTCGGCGCGACGATCAAGGCGGTCGGTTCGTCCATCGAAACGTATTCCGCTTTTGGCCTGCTGGCTGATTTCGGTGGGGTATGGCGGCACCCGAAACGCGAACTGACGTTTGGCCTGACGGCAAAAAACGTGGGTTACCTGTTTAAAAACTACGGCCCGGCCAACGCCGACCTCCCCTTCGATTTGCAGGCGGGTGTTACGGTCAAGCCGCTCCACGCACCCATTCGGCTGACGCTCACGGCCCACCATCTCCAACGCTTCGACATCGCCTACAACGACACGAACCTGAACGTTCGCTACGACCTGAGCGGTAACCCCATCCCGACGAGTATCAGCACAGTTGAAAAAGTGGCCCGGCACCTGAGCATCGGAGCGGAACTGCTGCTGAGCCGGAACGTGCAGTTGCTGGTTGGCTATAATCACCAGAAACGACAGGAAGGCCGCCTAACGACGGGCAGCGGCCTGGCGGGCATCTCGTTTGGCGCAATGGTGCAGGCGCGGGGTTTTCAGCTTACCTACGCCCGTTTTTCAGCCGCCCCCACCGCCGGAACCAGCCAGCTTTCGCTCAGCATCGACATCAACCGGTTTTTGCGGTAG